The Candidatus Neomarinimicrobiota bacterium genomic interval GATCAAGGTTGTGGCGCACCAGATACTTGGTGATCTGATCAAGCACCACAACCAATGCGGCGTACAACAGGGCCCGCATGCAGTTCAGTTGGTGGCCTTACTCGCGCTGGTCTTGCAAGAAAAGCAGCTGGTGGTGTGAGGTACTTCTTCTAAACGCTCTTTACTAATCAAGTCGCCACAGGTCTGACAAATCCCAAAGGTGCCATCTTCAATCATCTGCAGCGCCCGGTCCAGATATCTAAGGTAATTGTTCTCCCGAGCCAGCCAGTAGTAGGCCTTCTCCCGTTCGGCGTGATCGGTGCCCACATCCGCCATATGATAGGCATAAGTAGAGTCACTGGTACTGGCCGACTCATTGGCGATATGGGTGTTTTCCTCCAGCTCCCCCATCTCCGTCAGCAGCGTACGCCGCTTTTCCAGAATGCGATTTCGGAAGTATTCCAGCTCCTTCTTTGACCATTTCGTTTTGGTCGCCATTATAGATCCCTATAATTATGCACGGGCGATGTGAATGCTCACTTTCGCGGTACCTAAATTAATAATTTTTTGATGCTCAGGGTTATCCAGCTTTGGCAATAACTGCGTTCCCAGGACTTCCGCCAGAAAATAGTCTTGAAACCGCTTGAGCGATTCTGCCACCTTGCTATCACCAGAAATACCCACCAGAATCCGTTCCTCCACCCTCAGGTCCGCCTCCTTGCGCATGTTTTGCACCTGGCGAATCAGATCCCGCACGATACCCTCCTGGATCAGCTCCTCGGTCAGGGTAGTATTAATCCCCACAGCGAAATCCCTGGATGTAGCCACAACATAAGGGGAGACACCTTCCTCATCAACCAGGATGTCTTCCGGTTCCAGGTTAATCGTCCGGCCGTCAATTTCGATCTCCAGCGGCTCCCGCCGCTGCCACCTGGCCAGGGC includes:
- a CDS encoding TraR/DksA family transcriptional regulator, with the protein product MATKTKWSKKELEYFRNRILEKRRTLLTEMGELEENTHIANESASTSDSTYAYHMADVGTDHAEREKAYYWLARENNYLRYLDRALQMIEDGTFGICQTCGDLISKERLEEVPHTTSCFSCKTSASKATN